From a region of the Deinococcus terrestris genome:
- a CDS encoding metal ABC transporter solute-binding protein, Zn/Mn family yields MRLTSRLVPTLLLCAAASAQAAPIAVSATTSIVGDFVKAVGGTRVSVHVVVPAGSDTHSFQPSTAAIRRLAGSRALFANGAGLEPWLPKLKAAAPKVPVTELTRGLKLREMGQAGGEDHGHDDHGPLDPHAWWDAGLAAGYVRNVQSALTRLDPAGKATYTKNAAAYLRQLSAADAYAKKQFATVPAARRRIVTNHDSLGYLARHYGLTVVGTVLPGGGTEREPSARELAALVSAVKKSGARVIFTEAALNTRLAQTLARETGAKVAPPLYTDTLGPKGSRGETFLKALRHNVDVMVRALRGT; encoded by the coding sequence ATGCGCTTGACCTCCCGCCTGGTGCCCACCCTCCTCCTCTGCGCCGCCGCGTCCGCCCAGGCTGCCCCTATTGCCGTGAGCGCGACGACGAGCATCGTGGGCGATTTCGTGAAGGCGGTCGGCGGCACGCGGGTCAGCGTGCATGTGGTTGTTCCGGCGGGAAGCGACACGCACAGCTTTCAGCCGAGCACGGCGGCCATTCGGCGGCTGGCGGGAAGCCGTGCCCTGTTCGCCAACGGGGCGGGGCTGGAGCCGTGGTTGCCGAAGCTGAAGGCGGCGGCGCCGAAGGTGCCCGTGACCGAACTGACACGCGGCCTGAAGCTGCGCGAGATGGGCCAAGCGGGGGGGGAGGACCACGGCCACGACGACCACGGTCCCCTCGACCCCCACGCCTGGTGGGACGCGGGCCTCGCCGCCGGGTACGTGCGGAACGTGCAGTCGGCCTTGACGCGGCTGGACCCGGCGGGGAAAGCAACCTACACGAAGAATGCGGCGGCGTACCTGCGTCAGCTCAGCGCGGCCGACGCTTACGCCAAAAAACAGTTCGCCACCGTCCCCGCTGCCCGCCGCCGCATCGTGACCAACCATGACAGCCTGGGCTACCTTGCCCGGCACTACGGGCTGACGGTGGTGGGGACCGTTCTCCCCGGCGGCGGCACCGAGCGCGAACCGAGCGCCCGCGAGCTTGCCGCGCTGGTGTCGGCTGTGAAGAAGAGCGGCGCCCGCGTGATCTTCACCGAGGCCGCGCTCAACACCCGCCTCGCGCAGACCCTGGCCCGCGAGACGGGCGCGAAGGTGGCCCCGCCCCTCTACACCGACACCCTGGGGCCGAAGGGCAGCCGGGGCGAGACGTTCCTGAAGGCGCTGCGGCACAACGTGGACGTGATGGTGCGGGCGCTGAGGGGCACGTAG
- the treS gene encoding maltose alpha-D-glucosyltransferase: protein MTQAQPSSPPEWYKSAVFYELSVRTFADGNGDGKGDFPGLTGRLDYLKALGVDCLWLLPWYPSPLRDDGYDVADYLGIHPDLGTLEDFKVFLREAHARGLRVIGDLVTNHTSSDHPWFQAARRGPTLPDGSPNEYHDYYVWSDTGTEYADARIIFTDTETSNWTLDEGCGRYYWHRFFSSQPDLNFDNPRVVEELLSALRFWLDLGLDGFRVDAVPYLIEREGTNCENLPETHAILRQLRRVVDEEYPGRLLLAEANQWPEDVVEYFGGEADPEFHMCFNFPVMPRLYMSLARGDTTSIREIMGRLPDVPSFGQWATFLRNHDELTLEMVTDDERAFMYAAYAPDHRMKINVGIRRRLAPLLDNDRRRIELLHAVLLALPGSPILYYGDEIGMGDNLTLSDRNGVRTPMQWNAGISGGFSTALPDQCFYPPIQDPVYGYGRVNVAAQEQDPGSLLKWLSRQLDLRRAHPTFAHGDLTFVETGNPAILAFTRQYDGETLLILSNFAGSAQAASLDLSAHVGRVPVTLAGGSHFPAVGEEPYPVLMGKHEYYWLKLTGVR from the coding sequence ATGACGCAGGCCCAGCCTTCCTCCCCACCCGAGTGGTACAAGAGCGCCGTCTTCTACGAACTCTCGGTCCGCACCTTCGCGGACGGCAACGGCGACGGCAAGGGCGACTTTCCCGGCCTGACCGGACGGCTGGACTACCTCAAGGCCCTGGGCGTGGACTGCCTGTGGCTGCTGCCGTGGTACCCCAGCCCCCTGCGCGACGACGGCTACGACGTGGCCGACTACCTGGGCATCCACCCCGACCTGGGCACGCTGGAGGACTTCAAGGTCTTCCTGCGCGAGGCGCACGCACGGGGCCTGCGGGTGATCGGGGACCTCGTGACCAACCACACCTCCTCCGACCACCCCTGGTTTCAGGCGGCGCGGCGCGGCCCTACCCTGCCCGACGGCAGCCCCAACGAGTACCACGACTATTATGTCTGGAGCGACACGGGCACCGAGTACGCGGATGCCCGCATCATCTTCACCGACACCGAGACGAGCAACTGGACCCTGGACGAGGGGTGCGGCCGGTACTACTGGCACCGCTTCTTTTCCAGCCAGCCGGACCTCAATTTCGACAATCCGCGCGTGGTGGAGGAACTGCTCTCGGCGCTGCGCTTCTGGCTGGACCTGGGGCTCGACGGTTTCCGGGTGGACGCGGTGCCCTATCTGATCGAGCGCGAGGGCACGAACTGCGAGAACCTCCCCGAGACGCACGCGATCCTGCGCCAGCTTCGCCGGGTCGTGGATGAGGAGTATCCCGGTCGCCTGCTGCTCGCGGAGGCCAACCAGTGGCCCGAGGACGTGGTGGAGTACTTCGGCGGCGAGGCCGACCCCGAGTTCCACATGTGCTTCAACTTCCCGGTGATGCCCCGGCTGTACATGAGCCTGGCCCGTGGGGACACGACCTCCATCCGCGAGATCATGGGCCGCCTGCCCGACGTGCCCTCCTTCGGGCAGTGGGCGACCTTCCTGCGCAACCACGACGAGCTGACGCTGGAGATGGTGACCGACGACGAGCGGGCCTTCATGTACGCGGCCTACGCGCCCGACCACCGCATGAAGATCAACGTGGGCATCCGCCGCCGCCTCGCCCCGCTGCTCGACAACGACCGCCGCCGCATCGAGCTGCTGCACGCGGTTCTGCTGGCCCTGCCCGGCAGCCCGATTCTGTATTACGGCGACGAGATCGGCATGGGCGACAACCTGACCCTCTCCGACCGCAACGGGGTCCGTACGCCGATGCAGTGGAACGCGGGGATCAGCGGCGGCTTTTCCACCGCCCTGCCCGACCAGTGCTTCTACCCGCCTATCCAGGATCCGGTGTACGGCTACGGGCGCGTCAACGTGGCCGCGCAGGAGCAGGACCCCGGCAGCCTCTTGAAATGGCTCTCACGCCAGCTCGACCTGCGCCGCGCCCACCCGACCTTCGCGCACGGCGACCTCACCTTCGTTGAGACGGGCAATCCGGCCATTCTCGCGTTTACCCGCCAGTACGACGGGGAGACGCTGCTGATCCTCTCCAATTTCGCCGGAAGTGCCCAGGCTGCCTCGCTGGACCTCTCCGCGCACGTGGGCCGCGTGCCCGTGACCCTGGCGGGCGGCAGCCACTTTCCAGCGGTGGGAGAGGAGCCGTACCCGGTGCTGATGGGCAAGCACGAGTACTACTGGCTGAAGCTGACGGGCGTGAGGTAG
- the glgX gene encoding glycogen debranching protein GlgX: MTITDLPTTQPALLRPGSPYPLGATWDGKGTNFALYSENAAEVELCLFDESGQETRVPLTEQTAFVWHGYLPGVGPGQRYGYRVHGEYAPEKGLRFNPNVVLLDPYAKALDGVEQHDRGILGYQGGDDLTMQTGEQRGAPLGIVIDPLFNWVGDQKPNVPFHQSVIYEAHVRGLTMTHPDVPEALRGTYAGVATEPVLRYLRDLGITAIEFLPVHQHVDDGFLLGKGLSNYWGYSTLNFFAPEVRYSAAARRGDPAGAVPEFKNMVRALHDAGIEVILDVVYNHTAEGNHMGPTMSFKGIDNPTYYRLVADNPRFYFDYTGTGNSLNVRHPQTLQLIMDSLRYWVTEMHVDGFRFDLASTLARGLHEVDQLSGFFTIIHQDPVISQVKLIAEPWDVGEGGYQVGNFPVNWAEWNGIYRDDMRAFWKGEGGLASEIGYRLTGSSDLYQRDGRKPYASINFVTAHDGFTLRDSVTYEQKHNDANGEGNQDGHNHNLTWNCGVEGETDDPAITALRSQQQRNFLATLLLGQGTPMILGGDEIGRTQRGNNNAYCQDNPVSWYDWQNIDADLLAFTRRLIALRKAHPALHRRKFFSGRTIRGEDVRDIVWLRFDGAEMSDEDWNNPQTQSLGMFLDGDGLDDVDAEGRPLKDDDLLLLFSASHIDLPFRLPDFDGCPAWQLLLDTTDDGAHELRPAGSETTLKARSVKLYRCTRE; encoded by the coding sequence ATGACCATCACCGATCTTCCCACCACCCAACCCGCCCTGCTGCGGCCCGGCAGCCCCTACCCCCTGGGCGCGACCTGGGACGGTAAGGGCACCAATTTCGCCCTGTATTCCGAGAACGCGGCCGAGGTGGAACTGTGCCTCTTCGACGAATCGGGCCAGGAGACGCGCGTGCCGTTGACCGAGCAGACGGCCTTCGTGTGGCACGGCTACCTGCCGGGCGTGGGGCCGGGCCAGCGCTACGGCTACCGCGTCCACGGCGAGTACGCGCCTGAAAAGGGTCTGCGCTTCAACCCCAACGTGGTGCTGCTCGACCCCTATGCCAAGGCGCTTGACGGGGTGGAGCAGCACGACCGGGGCATCCTGGGCTATCAGGGCGGGGACGACCTCACCATGCAGACGGGGGAGCAGCGCGGCGCCCCGCTGGGCATCGTCATCGATCCCCTGTTCAACTGGGTGGGCGACCAGAAGCCGAACGTGCCCTTTCACCAGTCGGTGATCTACGAGGCGCACGTGCGCGGCCTGACCATGACGCACCCCGACGTGCCCGAGGCGCTGCGCGGCACCTACGCGGGCGTGGCGACCGAGCCGGTGCTGCGTTACCTGCGCGACCTCGGCATCACGGCGATCGAGTTTCTGCCTGTGCACCAGCATGTGGACGACGGTTTCTTGCTGGGCAAGGGCCTGAGCAACTACTGGGGCTACTCCACCCTGAACTTCTTCGCGCCGGAGGTCCGCTACTCGGCGGCGGCGCGGCGCGGGGACCCGGCGGGCGCGGTGCCCGAGTTCAAGAACATGGTCCGGGCGCTGCACGACGCGGGGATCGAGGTTATTCTCGACGTGGTGTACAACCACACCGCCGAGGGCAACCACATGGGGCCGACGATGAGCTTCAAGGGCATCGACAACCCCACCTATTACCGGCTGGTGGCCGACAACCCGCGCTTCTACTTCGACTACACCGGCACGGGCAACAGCCTGAACGTGCGGCACCCGCAGACCCTGCAACTCATCATGGATTCGCTGCGCTACTGGGTCACCGAGATGCACGTGGACGGCTTCCGCTTCGACCTCGCCTCCACACTGGCGCGGGGGCTGCACGAGGTGGACCAGCTCTCGGGCTTTTTCACCATCATCCACCAGGACCCGGTGATCTCGCAGGTGAAACTCATCGCCGAGCCGTGGGACGTGGGCGAGGGCGGCTATCAGGTCGGCAACTTCCCGGTGAACTGGGCCGAGTGGAACGGCATCTACCGGGACGACATGCGGGCCTTCTGGAAGGGCGAGGGCGGGCTGGCCTCCGAGATCGGCTACCGCCTGACCGGGAGCAGCGACCTCTACCAGCGCGACGGGCGCAAGCCGTACGCCTCCATCAACTTCGTGACCGCCCACGACGGCTTTACCCTGCGCGACTCGGTGACTTACGAGCAGAAGCACAACGATGCCAACGGCGAGGGCAACCAGGACGGGCACAACCACAACCTCACCTGGAACTGCGGGGTGGAGGGCGAGACCGACGACCCGGCCATCACCGCCCTACGCTCGCAGCAGCAGCGCAACTTCCTGGCGACCCTGCTGCTGGGGCAGGGCACCCCGATGATTCTGGGCGGCGACGAGATCGGACGCACCCAGCGGGGCAACAACAACGCCTACTGCCAGGACAACCCTGTCAGTTGGTACGACTGGCAGAACATTGACGCCGACCTACTGGCCTTTACCCGACGCTTGATCGCGCTGCGTAAGGCGCACCCCGCCCTGCACCGCCGCAAGTTCTTCTCGGGCCGCACCATCCGGGGCGAGGACGTGCGCGACATCGTGTGGCTGCGCTTCGACGGGGCCGAGATGAGCGACGAGGACTGGAACAACCCCCAGACCCAGTCTCTGGGCATGTTTCTCGACGGCGACGGCCTCGACGACGTGGACGCCGAGGGCCGCCCGCTGAAGGACGACGACCTGCTGCTGCTGTTCTCGGCCTCGCACATCGACCTGCCCTTCCGGTTGCCGGACTTCGACGGGTGCCCGGCGTGGCAGTTGCTCCTCGACACCACCGACGACGGGGCGCACGAATTGCGGCCTGCCGGAAGCGAGACCACCCTCAAGGCCCGCAGCGTCAAGCTCTACCGCTGCACGCGGGAGTAA
- the treZ gene encoding malto-oligosyltrehalose trehalohydrolase, which yields MRSTLPSASVGALSSPPAPRLGAELLPGGAGTRFRVWTTTAQAVAVRVNGTDHPMQALGDGIHELTLPVGPGTRYKFVLDGQAWPDPYARFLPDGVHGEAEVVDPGAYAWQNTDWQGLPLSECVFYELHVGTFTPEGTYRAAMERLPELVELGVTALQVMPLAAFPGSRGWGYDGVALYAPYAPYGRPEDLKAFVDAAHGHGLAVFLDAVYNHFGPDGNYLGVYSPQYFTERFHTPWGAGLDYAEPHMRRLITGNARMWLHEYRFDGLRLDATQEMQDDSPVHILRELADRIHELGGTKELLAEDYRNLPELVTEHHLDGMWVDDFHHVMRVTLTGDRDGYYQHYQGGPEALAQVINRGWVYEGQHWAEWNAPRGQPADALEAPSFVYFIQNHDQIGNRAVGDRVHHLERVTPAMYRGSSALLLTLPMTPLLFQGQEWAASSPFPFFSDHHGELGRLVSEGRKREFGHFEGFSGENVLDPQAEETFRLAKLDWDERGTDEHARTLELYRTLLRLRREDPVLRNRERRTLTAGHTGDVVWVRRVTDVGERVLLWNVGREAMSVESLPLPFPLPPRPILHSEGRADLGLERGEALLLGSEG from the coding sequence ATGCGTTCAACCCTTCCCAGTGCCTCCGTGGGGGCGCTGTCTTCCCCGCCCGCGCCCCGTCTGGGGGCCGAACTGCTGCCCGGCGGCGCGGGCACCCGCTTCCGCGTCTGGACGACCACCGCGCAGGCGGTTGCCGTGCGCGTGAATGGCACCGACCACCCCATGCAGGCCCTCGGCGACGGTATTCACGAACTGACGCTCCCCGTCGGCCCCGGCACCCGCTACAAGTTCGTGCTGGACGGGCAGGCCTGGCCTGACCCCTATGCCCGCTTCCTGCCCGACGGGGTGCACGGCGAGGCAGAAGTCGTGGACCCCGGCGCTTACGCCTGGCAAAACACCGACTGGCAGGGCCTCCCCCTCTCCGAGTGCGTGTTCTACGAGCTGCACGTGGGCACCTTCACCCCGGAAGGCACTTATCGGGCGGCGATGGAGCGACTGCCCGAATTAGTGGAACTGGGCGTGACGGCCCTTCAGGTTATGCCGCTCGCCGCCTTTCCCGGCTCGCGGGGGTGGGGCTACGACGGGGTGGCGCTGTACGCCCCCTACGCTCCCTACGGCCGCCCCGAGGACCTCAAGGCCTTTGTGGACGCCGCGCACGGGCATGGACTGGCGGTCTTTCTGGACGCCGTGTACAACCACTTCGGGCCGGACGGCAATTACCTCGGCGTCTACAGCCCGCAGTATTTTACCGAGCGCTTTCACACCCCCTGGGGCGCGGGGCTGGACTACGCCGAGCCTCACATGCGCCGCCTGATCACCGGCAACGCGCGGATGTGGCTGCATGAATACCGCTTCGACGGCCTGCGGCTGGACGCCACCCAGGAGATGCAGGACGACTCCCCGGTCCACATCCTGCGCGAGCTGGCCGACCGCATTCACGAACTGGGCGGCACGAAGGAACTGCTCGCCGAGGACTACCGCAACCTGCCGGAGCTGGTCACCGAGCACCACCTCGACGGCATGTGGGTGGACGACTTCCACCACGTCATGCGTGTAACGCTCACCGGGGACCGCGACGGGTACTACCAGCACTACCAGGGCGGGCCGGAGGCGCTCGCCCAGGTCATCAACCGGGGCTGGGTGTACGAAGGCCAGCATTGGGCCGAGTGGAACGCCCCGCGCGGCCAGCCCGCCGACGCGCTGGAGGCCCCCTCGTTCGTCTACTTCATCCAGAACCACGACCAGATCGGCAACCGGGCGGTGGGCGACCGCGTGCACCACCTGGAGCGCGTGACGCCTGCGATGTACCGGGGCTCGTCCGCCCTGCTGCTCACCCTGCCCATGACCCCGCTGCTCTTCCAGGGGCAGGAGTGGGCCGCGTCCAGCCCCTTCCCCTTCTTCAGCGACCACCACGGCGAGCTGGGGCGGCTGGTGTCCGAAGGCCGCAAGCGCGAGTTCGGCCACTTCGAGGGCTTCTCCGGCGAGAACGTGCTGGACCCGCAAGCGGAGGAGACGTTCCGACTTGCCAAGCTCGACTGGGATGAGCGGGGGACGGACGAACATGCCCGGACGCTGGAGCTGTACCGCACCCTGCTGCGCCTGCGCCGCGAGGACCCAGTGCTGCGGAACCGCGAGCGCCGCACGCTGACGGCGGGGCACACCGGGGATGTGGTCTGGGTGCGCCGGGTGACGGACGTGGGCGAGCGGGTGCTGCTGTGGAACGTGGGCCGGGAGGCGATGAGCGTCGAGAGTCTGCCCCTCCCCTTCCCCCTTCCGCCCCGCCCCATCCTCCACTCGGAGGGCCGCGCCGACCTCGGGCTGGAGCGCGGCGAGGCCCTGCTGCTAGGGTCGGAAGGATGA
- a CDS encoding metal ABC transporter ATP-binding protein, which produces MLGVDNLTVRYGTHTALEGATVRFEAGQFSAVIGPNGAGKSTLLKVLAGLLPDPQGSVHFDPGHTPRQCVSYVPQQQTLDWAFPVTVWDVAMMGRTGRLGWLRWPGGKDRQKVAAALEETGVYDLRHRHIGALSGGQRQRVLLARMLAREGHLLLLDEPLTGVDPATQEGLMALLRRQADRGRAVVMVTHDLDQARRWCDHLVLVNRRIVADGTPDEVYTPHNIEATFSVSHLGHTHAEA; this is translated from the coding sequence ATGCTCGGCGTGGACAACCTGACAGTGCGCTACGGCACCCATACGGCGCTGGAGGGGGCGACCGTGCGCTTTGAGGCGGGGCAGTTCAGCGCCGTGATCGGGCCGAACGGGGCTGGCAAGAGCACGCTGCTTAAAGTGCTGGCGGGCCTGCTGCCCGACCCCCAGGGCAGCGTGCACTTCGACCCCGGCCACACGCCGCGGCAGTGCGTGTCCTACGTGCCACAGCAGCAGACGCTGGACTGGGCCTTTCCGGTCACGGTCTGGGACGTGGCGATGATGGGCCGCACCGGGCGGCTGGGCTGGCTGCGCTGGCCGGGGGGCAAGGACCGCCAGAAGGTGGCGGCGGCGCTGGAAGAAACGGGCGTGTATGACCTGCGCCACCGCCACATCGGGGCCCTGTCGGGCGGGCAGCGCCAGCGGGTGCTGCTCGCGCGGATGCTGGCGCGGGAAGGGCACCTGCTGCTGCTCGACGAGCCGCTCACGGGGGTGGACCCCGCCACCCAGGAGGGGCTGATGGCCCTGCTGCGCCGCCAGGCCGACCGGGGCCGCGCGGTCGTGATGGTGACCCATGATCTCGACCAGGCGCGGCGCTGGTGCGACCACCTCGTCCTGGTCAACCGCCGCATCGTCGCGGACGGCACCCCGGACGAGGTCTACACCCCGCACAACATCGAGGCGACCTTCAGCGTGAGCCACCTCGGGCACACGCACGCGGAGGCGTGA
- a CDS encoding Bax inhibitor-1/YccA family protein yields the protein MQLTATRTENLVRTFMARTYSWMAAGLALTAGVAYLTAQNEVLAAQVFGWRWGLIIAQLVIVFALSGLAHRMNSAVAGMLFIAYAALTGLTFSSLLVAYDPSAVTAAFLTTAGTFGAMSVAGFVIKKDLSAMGRFFLFAVLGLFIAMIVNLFVASSALTLGISIVGVLLFAGLTAYDTQMLRNLALSGIQGEMAERAAINGALALYLDFVNMFLFILRLFGFAGSSND from the coding sequence ATGCAACTGACTGCAACCCGGACGGAAAATCTGGTTCGCACCTTCATGGCGCGGACGTACTCGTGGATGGCGGCGGGCCTCGCGCTTACGGCGGGCGTCGCCTACCTGACGGCCCAAAACGAGGTGCTCGCCGCGCAGGTCTTCGGCTGGCGCTGGGGCCTGATCATCGCGCAGCTCGTGATCGTGTTCGCGCTGAGCGGGCTGGCGCACCGCATGAACAGCGCAGTCGCGGGGATGCTCTTTATCGCCTACGCCGCGCTGACGGGCCTGACCTTCAGCTCGCTGCTGGTCGCCTATGATCCCTCGGCGGTGACGGCGGCCTTCCTGACCACGGCGGGCACCTTCGGCGCGATGAGCGTGGCGGGCTTCGTGATCAAGAAGGACCTCAGCGCGATGGGCCGCTTCTTCCTCTTCGCGGTGCTGGGCCTGTTCATCGCCATGATCGTCAACCTGTTCGTGGCGAGCAGTGCGCTGACCCTGGGCATCAGCATCGTGGGCGTGCTGCTGTTTGCGGGACTGACCGCCTACGACACCCAGATGCTGCGCAACCTGGCGCTGAGCGGCATTCAGGGCGAGATGGCCGAGCGGGCGGCGATCAATGGGGCACTCGCGCTGTACCTCGACTTCGTGAACATGTTCCTGTTTATCCTGCGCCTGTTCGGCTTCGCGGGCAGCAGCAACGACTGA
- the treY gene encoding malto-oligosyltrehalose synthase, producing the protein MTDGATPHVPSSTYRLQLHSGFDFAAARRLLPYLARLGVTDVYLSPIWTSAPGSTHGYDVTDHAEVNPALGGEAGLRRLSARAKELGLGLIVDFVPNHMGIAGGHNPYWEDVLTHGQASRYAHFFDISWQPLKRALENKVLLPVLGEQYGRILERGELVLNREGGVFFLTYWERRLPISPRTLAGPLTALAAELVGTLPAADHAELASVARAAANLPVSTSTDLTDADRLARAQESEVITRRLGALAETSRPVRAALDRMVADMNADPARLDALIQDQNYRLASWRVASEQINYRRFFDINDLAALRMEDPRVFEWAHAKLFELIGDGVLQGVRLDHTDGLYDPAGYFVALQRGAARALGRDWEPGEALPLYVVAEKILEPGEKLPEDWAIHGTTGYDFLAQLNGTFVDGANEEEVTAIYRRFTGDRDSYGDHLYRGKHLIQRVSLPGEVNVLAEHLERLAEADLRFRDFTLSGLREVIRETIASFPVYRTYVREGGEREPGDDAKIEHAIRDAKAHRAAAGRDLDPSLFDFLEAVLKLDAPDEATRERYAGFALKFQQLTGPVTAKGAEDTAFYRYARLLSLNEVGGDPALFGTPPRAFHRDAQARAERWPHAMLATSTHDTKRGEDTRARISVLSELPQTWAAYLSGWSGLLRGSEVETATGRAPSALDTYTFLQNALGAYPLDGRLEGFPDRLADYALKAAREAKLRTSWAAGDAEYEEALTGMVRGLLADERFSRDLAELHRRISPYGAQNGLSAALVRLTAPGVPDTYQGAEGWNQSLVDPDNRRPVDYGWRTRTLARIEKRHAEDPARLASDLLARYEDGGVKLLVTWAALQARRAHPELFNQGSYRPIEAGKYLLAFAREHGDEVAVTVAPRLTYTLTREKTPWALGEVWGNRQLTLPRPGTYRNVLTGERLRVRGEKVPVAKVLETFPLALLVRE; encoded by the coding sequence ATGACCGACGGCGCCACCCCCCACGTTCCGTCCTCGACCTATCGCCTCCAGCTTCACTCCGGCTTTGACTTCGCCGCCGCCCGCCGCCTGCTGCCGTACCTCGCACGGCTTGGCGTGACGGACGTGTACCTCTCGCCGATCTGGACAAGTGCGCCGGGGTCTACCCACGGCTACGACGTGACCGACCACGCCGAGGTGAATCCAGCCCTGGGCGGCGAGGCGGGACTGCGGCGGCTCTCGGCGCGGGCGAAGGAACTCGGGCTGGGCCTGATCGTGGATTTCGTGCCCAACCACATGGGGATCGCGGGCGGCCACAACCCCTACTGGGAGGACGTGCTGACCCACGGGCAGGCCAGCCGTTACGCGCATTTTTTTGACATCTCGTGGCAGCCGCTCAAGCGGGCGCTGGAGAACAAAGTGCTGCTGCCGGTGCTGGGCGAGCAATACGGCCGGATTCTGGAGCGCGGCGAACTCGTGCTGAACCGCGAGGGCGGCGTCTTCTTCCTGACCTACTGGGAGCGCCGCTTGCCGATCTCGCCGCGCACACTGGCGGGGCCGCTGACGGCGCTGGCGGCGGAGCTGGTGGGCACGCTCCCGGCGGCCGACCATGCCGAACTCGCCTCGGTCGCGCGGGCGGCGGCGAACCTGCCCGTCTCGACGAGTACCGACCTCACCGACGCCGACCGCCTTGCACGGGCGCAGGAGTCGGAGGTCATCACCCGGCGGCTGGGGGCGCTGGCCGAGACTTCGCGCCCGGTGCGAGCGGCGCTAGACCGGATGGTGGCGGACATGAACGCCGACCCCGCCCGCCTCGACGCCCTGATTCAGGACCAGAACTACCGCCTCGCCTCGTGGCGGGTGGCGTCCGAGCAGATCAACTACCGCCGCTTTTTCGACATCAACGACCTCGCGGCGCTGCGGATGGAAGACCCCCGCGTCTTCGAGTGGGCACACGCCAAGCTGTTTGAACTGATCGGGGACGGGGTGCTTCAAGGCGTGCGGCTGGACCACACCGACGGCCTCTATGACCCCGCCGGGTACTTCGTGGCCCTGCAACGGGGGGCGGCACGGGCGCTGGGGCGCGACTGGGAACCGGGCGAGGCGCTGCCCCTGTACGTCGTGGCCGAGAAGATTCTGGAACCCGGCGAGAAGTTGCCGGAGGACTGGGCCATTCACGGGACGACCGGGTACGACTTCCTCGCGCAATTGAACGGCACCTTCGTGGACGGGGCGAACGAGGAGGAGGTCACGGCAATCTACCGCCGCTTCACCGGGGACCGGGACTCTTACGGCGACCACCTTTACCGGGGCAAGCACCTGATTCAGCGCGTCTCGCTGCCCGGCGAGGTCAACGTGCTCGCCGAGCATCTGGAGCGGCTGGCCGAGGCCGACCTGCGCTTCCGCGACTTCACCCTCAGCGGGCTGCGCGAGGTCATCCGCGAGACCATCGCGTCCTTTCCGGTCTACCGCACCTACGTCCGCGAGGGGGGCGAGCGCGAGCCCGGCGACGACGCCAAGATTGAACACGCCATCCGCGACGCCAAGGCGCACCGGGCGGCGGCCGGGCGCGACCTGGACCCCAGCCTCTTTGACTTCTTGGAGGCGGTCCTCAAGCTGGACGCCCCCGACGAGGCCACCCGCGAACGCTACGCGGGCTTCGCGCTGAAGTTTCAGCAGCTCACCGGCCCGGTCACGGCGAAGGGCGCCGAGGACACCGCTTTCTACCGCTACGCGCGGCTGCTCTCGCTAAACGAGGTGGGCGGCGACCCGGCGCTGTTCGGCACCCCTCCCAGGGCCTTTCACCGGGACGCGCAGGCCCGCGCCGAGCGGTGGCCCCACGCGATGCTCGCCACGTCCACCCACGACACCAAACGCGGCGAGGACACCCGCGCCCGTATCTCGGTCCTCTCCGAGCTACCGCAGACGTGGGCCGCGTACCTCAGCGGCTGGTCAGGCCTGCTGCGCGGCTCCGAGGTGGAGACGGCGACGGGCCGCGCCCCCTCCGCGCTCGACACCTACACCTTCCTCCAGAACGCGCTGGGCGCCTATCCGCTGGACGGGCGGCTGGAGGGCTTCCCCGACCGCCTGGCCGACTACGCCCTTAAAGCCGCCCGCGAGGCCAAGCTGCGGACGAGCTGGGCGGCGGGGGACGCCGAGTACGAGGAGGCCCTGACGGGGATGGTGCGCGGGCTGCTCGCCGACGAACGCTTCTCGCGGGACCTCGCGGAGTTGCACCGCCGCATCAGCCCGTATGGGGCACAAAACGGCCTCTCGGCGGCCCTCGTGCGCCTGACCGCCCCCGGCGTGCCCGACACCTACCAGGGAGCCGAGGGCTGGAACCAGAGCCTCGTGGACCCCGACAACCGCCGCCCGGTGGACTACGGTTGGCGCACCCGGACGCTGGCCCGCATCGAGAAGCGCCACGCCGAGGACCCCGCCCGCCTCGCCAGCGACCTTCTCGCCCGCTACGAGGATGGCGGCGTCAAGCTGCTGGTGACCTGGGCGGCCCTGCAAGCCCGCCGCGCCCACCCGGAGCTGTTCAACCAGGGAAGCTACCGCCCCATTGAGGCCGGGAAATACCTCCTCGCCTTCGCCCGCGAGCATGGGGACGAGGTGGCGGTCACCGTCGCCCCCCGCCTGACCTACACGCTCACCCGCGAGAAGACCCCCTGGGCGCTGGGCGAGGTCTGGGGCAACCGCCAGCTCACCCTGCCGCGCCCCGGCACCTACCGCAACGTGCTGACGGGCGAGCGCCTGCGCGTGCGCGGCGAGAAGGTGCCCGTGGCGAAGGTGCTGGAGACGTTTCCGCTGGCGCTGCTGGTGAGGGAATAG